The genomic DNA GATTCGACCAGTGGCTTTCGCATCTCCTCTTTGCTTAGTCTGCGTCCGTTTTCTACGACCTCAGGAAACGAGGAGATACACAAGGGTTCATCTTTGGTTGAGTCACAAGGCGGCGAAAGTGTGCCGATTCAACGTGATACTATAAATTCGGAAAGTGCAGCCCCTGGCACATCCTCTGTTTTATCTGAAGTATCTGTGCACACATAccccccctctccctccaATCAAGCCCCGCCTAGCACCCATTCTAATCGAACATCCATATCAAGCAATTGGAGCGTTCCTGGCTATAATTGGTTGCGAGGAAAACGCATCTTTAGTACACCATCGAGCAACGAGTGGGGCTCGCGATCCACAGAAGGCAACGTGTCTGAAATAATCTCGAGCCCTCGTCTTGACCAAAGCGAGCTCTCCGTTTCATCGGATGGCCATAACCTTGGTTTCTCTATACTCGAGGCTGCTGAAGATGGTAAACTTGCCGATGCTGGTTTGGAGGAGAAATTCCGCAGCACCTTTGCTCTCGACGACAAGGAAGCACTACTAGGCTGTGAGTGGCCCCCATACCTTGACAACCTTCTTTGGCTAAATAATACGCGACAGGTATCCCCGGTTCGCTCTTCCGAGTTCTCCCAGTATACGGACGGCTCTATGTATCTACGAATTACTTTTGTTTTAGATCGTCCCAACCCCTGACGCGCACCAGGGTAAGTCTCTTGTTGGTTGTGTACTGCGTGTATGTGTACTTACCCTCCACCCAGATGATGATACCTATTCGAGACATCCTTTCCACCGAGAAACAGAAGCCGTTCCGGTTCGGTCAACACGGTCTCGTGGTTGTCATTAAAGGGCACGAAGAACTGTTTTTCGAATTTGGTTCGTCCGAGCGTCGGGATACATGCCGCAGTTTGCTCGAAATGCAAAAGGAAACATTGGAGAAACAAGCACTTAGCCCAATCTCGCCCACTCCTACCCAGGGCAAACGCGATGCGCTCATCTTAGAGGAACTCGAGCCAAGCATGCTTATCAGCGATGATGATCCTCGACCAGCGCCTGAAGTGCTCGCGAGTGATGCACCGGTTATGTTTGCATCGACGAGCTCGACGTTGCTCACATTCAAACCTGAGAAACCTATGCATTTTACGTGTCTGACAATCGGAAGCCGAGGAGATGTGCAACCTTATATTGCCCTTTGTAAGGGGCTGCAAGCGGATGGGCATAAAGTTCGGATCGCTACCCACAAAGAATTTCAATCGTGGATCGAAGGAGTATGTAGCTTGCGCTATTCACGGGTGATCCTTGACTAAAGACATTTGCTACAGCATGGAATCGAGTTCGCTTTGGTTGGCGGGACCCCGCAGAGCTTATGCGCATTTGTGTCGAGAATGGAATGTTTACAGTTTCGTTCTTGAGGGAAGGAGTGCAAAAGGTGAGACACAATGGTGGAAATGACAACATTAATCCAACGCAGCTTGTTTCAGTTCCGAGGCTGGATCGACGACTTGCTCGAGACCTCGTGGCTGGCCTGTCAAGGGACTGATGTTTTGATTGAGAGTCCTAGTGCGATGGCAGGGATTCATATCGCAGAGGCTCTAAAGATACCATATTTCCGTGAGTGAAAGCGGATGGGATGACACTGATGTGCTAAATATCATTCATAATAGGTGCATTTACCATGCCGTGGACTCGTACTCGTGCATACCCACATGCTTTCGCCGTCCCAGAGCGTAAGATGGGCGGCAGCTATAATTATATGGTGAGATATGGCCTCGATCTATATTAAAGCAGGCAAACTTAACGGAACTGGTGCGGGGTAGACATATGTTATGTTTGACCAAGTATTCTGGCGAGGCATTTCTGGACAAGTTAACCGCTGGCGTAGACATACTTTAAGACTGCCTTCGACCAATCTAGACAAACTTGAGCAACACAAGGTACCTTTCTTGTACAATTTCAGTCCTACCGTTGTTCCGCCTCCATTGGACTGGTACGAGTGGATACGTGTCACTGGCAAGTCCATCTATGCACCATTGTTTTCATGTGATTAACTCATTTGCAGGATACTGGTTCCTCGATGATCCGGAAGACTCTTCGGCGAAGAAATGGACGCCTCCTCCTGACTTGGTCAAGTTTATGGATAACGCAAGGCGTGGGGGAAAGAAGATAGTCTACATTGGGTTTGGAAGTATTGTAGTCTCTGACCCAGATGCCATGACACAATGCGTCGTCGAGGCCATCAAGCTCAGCGGTGTCCATGCGATTCTTAGCAAAGGATGGTCCGACCGACTGAGCACCAAGAAGTCGAGTACCGAAACTCCACCGACATACCCACCTCAGATCTACCCAATTTCATCTGTGCCGCACGATTGGCTGTTTGAGAGGATCGACGCCGCATGCCATCACGGAGGCGCAGGCACAACTGGCGCAAGTTTACGTGGTAGGTCTAGATCTACGTCGGGTAATGTTTACTGTTATTGATAATTTTCACTTGATCAGCTGGTATTCCGACGATCATCAAGCCCTTTTTCGGAGATCAATTCTTTTGGAGCGATCGAGTTGAAGCGCTGGGCATTGGGTCCAGCGTACGCAAGCTTACGGTTGAGAATCTCACGGCGGCGCTACGTGCTGCGACGACAGACGTGAAACAGATAGAGCGCGCCAAGTTGGTTGGGCAGTCAATTCGTGCGGTGAGTAGTGCAGCATGAGGCACCCCAAACTGTATCATTTACTGATTCTCCCTAACAGGAGAACGGGGTGCGCACAGCCATCGAGGCTATCTATCGCGATCTGGGTTACGCAACGGAGCTGTTCCGGAAAGACACGCAAGTGGACTTAGATGCCGACGGAAGCGAGGATGAGACTATCCAAGAGTCCAAGACCCCTGCGGCCCGACGCTCATCACTTGACCCGGTAATGATAGGTTCTGATAGTTCATGCGGGTCTGGAAGGGGGAATGGCGAAGACTCGAGCTGGAGCGTGATTTCTGATCATCCACCCCCAGAACGTGTGAGGGTCGAGAGCATCGGGTCCGACAAACGCCCAAGCGGAGAGTCTGGGGATGATAGTATTAGTGAGGCGGGAACACCGAACGCAGACCAGACACAGCAAACTCAGGCATCGGGGTCGCGTGGTCTGTCGGGTCTTCCCGCAATTGGCCTTGCACTGCTGCAAGAAACGTTGACAGCATACAGCCCCTCGGCGCGTGGTGAGCCGAACGGGAAGCAATGATACTGGACAGTTTTGTTTGGCTGTATTGTACTGTATTTAATTAGACAATAACACTCTCTGGCGTTTAACGATCCGTGGATCTGATTGGGCGCTTGGCATCCTCGAGGCAAGGTGCATATTGGACGTGTGCGATCTGTTTGACCCGACCACGACCTCAAATCCAGAGCCTGCGGACACGACCATATATCCCACGCACGAAATCAGACCACGCCCCTATACGACTAGTTGTTATTGTTGATCGCCCAAGTGTAGAGCACAAATGCGCGGCGAAGTGTGTATTGGAAGTGCTTCCGCACTCTCGTGAGTTTTGCTCCTGTGCATTTCAACCCATTGCTCATTTCTCCTGTTTTTAGTTTTATTTCCTTGTTACTTCTCATATTTGCTCATGTGGGTATACATAGGCCGAGGCTATGTGAACGATTACTGATATCTCCATAGGTGGGCCAAATCAATACAGACACTGTGCCACGCAAGATCTCGCTGGTGACAGTGAACATGACTGGATATGCGTAAGTTAGCCGTACAGAAAATGGATTATTACTAATTTTGAAATTAGCCGAGGTCTGCAAGGAGCGACTGGAGACCCAACACCAGGCCTCTTTACCAATGTCTCAACCACACCCCTAGGTACTGAAGCCGGACTGCGGAATATTTACTCGTGGGGATTTTACAGTAAGTGTGCTTGGTGTAGCAAGCCGCCGATCGCTTATCCCAATCGTTCCGGGTGTCCACAGAGTACTGCGCTTATGCCGAAGATGGTATTGGGTTGTGCACCAACCAGACATTCGGATTCCCGTTTCAGCCATTTGACGTTATCCTCAACGACACCCCAGAAGTTTACCAGATTCAGACCCGATATGTTCTCCCCCAAGCTTCGGCCTTTGTTGACTCTGCTTATTTGGCCGATTACACAAGAGCTGGTTTTTGGCTTGTTTTCCTTGGCACACTTGCTGCTGGGATCGCGTTCCTTAGGTTAGTCTAGGTGCCGTCTCAGTTGGGGGACAACTCTGTTCAATGTTTCTGACGTCTGATTCTAGCGGGCTCTACAAGTCCACGATGACGTTTATGATCTCAACTGTCTTCAGCATGTTTGGAGCCGGATGCTTGCTCATTGGAGCATCGATATTGACAGCCGTCTTAAACAAGGCCAAGTCCATCAATAACTACACGGTTCGTAAAAACCTTGTTTCTCACTCCACGTATGTATCCTAATCCAGCCGCCTTGCTTACATAGGTCGCCGATGGAACCCCGCTGGGAATCATAGTATCTACCGGGTCATCCCTTTCTCTAATCTGGGCTGCATTTGTGCTGCTTTTCATAGCCATGGGACCGTATCTTGTCAGGTACGCGCTAGCCCGAACACACCGAAATACGATCGCTTACCCATCCGCTTGTTTCACAGCTGCTCGACCTACCGTAAATGAAAGGTCCAGGACTTGAATCGATTTAGCTACATGTTATCATCGTATTTACATGGatttccttttctttccCCCAGTTTCGCTTTCGTTGGGTTGATTGGACAGATGCAGCTATTTTCCATTCCTCCTTTTTACATAAAATGAAGGTAAATCTGTCCGACGGCCCTTGTCAATACTTTGTACGCCTCTAATGAGTCAGAATCACGTCACCTATCTATGAAATTTTCTTTGCTGCTATTTACTTTTCCATATTTTTTCTACTTGTCGGTCTGAAACATGTGTGTGCTGTTAGCTATACAGTCTGCGTGGGATGTACTTAGTCGTCGTGTACTAGTCAATGAGAGGCCTGGAAAACCGGGTGATGTCATGATGTAGAGCCTCAGGCGTGTCCTAACGTCAACATGTTTTTTCATGAAAACCCTCGCTTCTGTTTACAC from Rhizoctonia solani chromosome 16, complete sequence includes the following:
- a CDS encoding glycosyltransferase family 1 protein, encoding MESSTSPPNSIQNPIRGTTINTSAGQLGLSNSQAHPQAHPQSTMSESHDSSDESDGGKGILKRTVEKIGRNTSLTRSKRHPDTDSRAHRRLFSLSRHKGKDRAADEFAGMLGGHAAGGGSSDADVSIQKSRTPTNKSPKSSPRVPRMAATTSDLRRNKNQASDSRPSLSIMGLGKQDEFGIGSMRMGTQALIQALQAMPWDDDRDEDGPESAAKRDRGKARREPVSPDSNFVLASSIHTIHRPVAHSRLATPSFNQSIHYGINPPLEVAEDYFSNPLSADEDDALRDFDDATAPEGLPNPFKDPSQMRLQLPADKLPKTEGKRRMPPTVRTASMATVRMKRRTKLAEKLKEVFGIPEIKEVVAEMPCWLLRSVLLQGYMYLTNTHLCFFAHMPTREDQVLKSGTMSKKAQRTKRWNKHWFVLKNDVLSWYQSSSDPYFPHGNIDLRYAISCDAHREKGIRLRTNQKTITLQADSVPSRDEWVIFKAQNMGESVKIAIPYSVIDGVERSSAMDFSETIEVKVIDKEENYALDSYFFAYFRDLPAALAQIQQVLSDYQDTTPAVEVHLTDTTQINRSPQQLHLDRTTSAPASSHQNDSTSGFRISSLLSLRPFSTTSGNEEIHKGSSLVESQGGESVPIQRDTINSESAAPGTSSVLSEVSVHTYPPSPSNQAPPSTHSNRTSISSNWSVPGYNWLRGKRIFSTPSSNEWGSRSTEGNVSEIISSPRLDQSELSVSSDGHNLGFSILEAAEDGKLADAGLEEKFRSTFALDDKEALLGCIPGSLFRVLPVYGRLYVSTNYFCFRSSQPLTRTRMMIPIRDILSTEKQKPFRFGQHGLVVVIKGHEELFFEFGSSERRDTCRSLLEMQKETLEKQALSPISPTPTQGKRDALILEELEPSMLISDDDPRPAPEVLASDAPVMFASTSSTLLTFKPEKPMHFTCLTIGSRGDVQPYIALCKGLQADGHKVRIATHKEFQSWIEGTFATAWNRVRFGWRDPAELMRICVENGMFTVSFLREGVQKFRGWIDDLLETSWLACQGTDVLIESPSAMAGIHIAEALKIPYFRAFTMPWTRTRAYPHAFAVPERKMGGSYNYMTYVMFDQVFWRGISGQVNRWRRHTLRLPSTNLDKLEQHKVPFLYNFSPTVVPPPLDWYEWIRYWFLDDPEDSSAKKWTPPPDLVKFMDNARRGGKKIVYIGFGSIVVSDPDAMTQCVVEAIKLSGVHAILSKGWSDRLSTKKSSTETPPTYPPQIYPISSVPHDWLFERIDAACHHGGAGTTGASLRAGIPTIIKPFFGDQFFWSDRVEALGIGSSVRKLTVENLTAALRAATTDVKQIERAKLVGQSIRAENGVRTAIEAIYRDLGYATELFRKDTQVDLDADGSEDETIQESKTPAARRSSLDPVMIGSDSSCGSGRGNGEDSSWSVISDHPPPERVRVESIGSDKRPSGESGDDSISEAGTPNADQTQQTQASGSRGLSGLPAIGLALLQETLTAYSPSARGEPNGKQ
- a CDS encoding SUR7/Pali family protein: MRGEVCIGSASALSFISLLLLIFAHVGQINTDTVPRKISLVTVNMTGYARGLQGATGDPTPGLFTNVSTTPLGTEAGLRNIYSWGFYKYCAYAEDGIGLCTNQTFGFPFQPFDVILNDTPEVYQIQTRYVLPQASAFVDSAYLADYTRAGFWLVFLGTLAAGIAFLSGLYKSTMTFMISTVFSMFGAGCLLIGASILTAVLNKAKSINNYTVADGTPLGIIVSTGSSLSLIWAAFVLLFIAMGPYLVRYALARTHRNTIAYPSACFTAARPTVNERSRT